The Populus trichocarpa isolate Nisqually-1 chromosome 11, P.trichocarpa_v4.1, whole genome shotgun sequence genome has a segment encoding these proteins:
- the LOC7454994 gene encoding PI-PLC X domain-containing protein At5g67130 isoform X1: MSRSLFSLLNLFSCNSCTSFRFPGNMGFSQNLFLIITASVVLVDVATACSNGQCKILDECSSNQDCGAGLYCFSCPAGFSGSRCVRSTITNQFKLLNNSLPFNKYAFLTTHNAFAIDGYPSHTGIPRITVTNQEDSITEQLNNGARALMLDTYDFRGDVWLCHSFKGQCYDFTAFGPAIDTLKEIEAFLSANPTEIVTLILEDYVQAPNGLTKVFADAGLKKYWFPVSKMPKNGQDWPLVSDMVQNNQRLLVFTSIQSKEASEGIAYQWNYMVENQYGDDGMKAGSCPNRKESPPLDDKSRSLVLVNYFRSISMKKLSCEDNSENLMNMLRTCDGAAASRWANFVAVNYYKRSEGGGSFQAVDLLNGKLLCGCDDIHACVPGSTSGACSL, from the exons ATGTCCAggtctctcttttctctccttaATTTATTCTCCTGTAACAGCTGCACATCCTTTCGTTTCCCTGGCAACATGGGTTTTTCTCAGAACTTGTTTCTGATCATCACAGCTTCAGTGGTCCTTGTTGATGTTGCTACAGCTTGCTCTAATGGACAATGCAAG aTACTCGATGAATGTTCATCGAACCAAGATTGTGGAGCTGGACTCTATTGTTTCTCTTGTCCAGCAGGATTTTCAGGCTCTAGATGTGTAAGATCAACCATCACAAACCAATTCAAGCTTCTG AACAATTCCCTGCCGTTCAACAAATATGCATTTCTGACGACCCACAATGCATTTGCTATTGATGGATACCCATCCCACACCGGAATCCCTCGAATCACAGTCACCAATCAAGAAGACAGCATCACAGAGCAACTAAAT AATGGAGCTCGAGCCTTGATGCTTGATACCTACGATTTTCGTGGAGATGTATGGTTATGCCATTCATTTAAAGGACAATGCTATGACTTTACTGCATTT GGTCCAGCTATTGACACTCTGAAGGAAATTGAAGCTTTCTTATCAGCAAATCCAACAGAGATTGTTACATTAATCTTAGAAGATTATGTTCAAGCCCCAAATGGACTGACCAAGGTCTTCGCTGATGCTGGTCTAAAGAAATATTGGTTTCCTGTGTCAAAAATGCCCAAAAATGGTCAAGATTGGCCACTAGTTAGTGACATGGTTCAGAACAACCAAAGACTACTTGTTTTCACTTCAATTCAATCCAAGGAAGCAAGTGAAGGCATTGCTTACCAATGGAATTACATGGTTGAAAATCAAT ATGGGGATGATGGCATGAAAGCAGGAAGCTGCCCTAATAGAAAAGAATCACCACCTCTTGACGACAAGAGTAGATCATTGGTGTTGGTAAATTACTTTAGGTCTATTTCCATGAAGAAACTCTCTTGTGAAGATAACTCAGAAAATCTCATGAACATGCTTCGTACTTGTGATGGTGCTGCTGCCAGCAGATGGGCAAATTTTGTTGCTGTAAATTATTACAAG AGGAGTGAAGGAGGAGGATCATTTCAAGCTGTGGACTTGCTAAATGGGAAGCTATTGTGCGGGTGTGATGATATCCATGCATGTGTG CCTGGATCCACTTCAGGAGCCTGCTCTCTCTAA
- the LOC7454994 gene encoding PI-PLC X domain-containing protein At5g67130 isoform X2: MSRSLFSLLNLFSCNSCTSFRFPGNMGFSQNLFLIITASVVLVDVATACSNGQCKILDECSSNQDCGAGLYCFSCPAGFSGSRCNNSLPFNKYAFLTTHNAFAIDGYPSHTGIPRITVTNQEDSITEQLNNGARALMLDTYDFRGDVWLCHSFKGQCYDFTAFGPAIDTLKEIEAFLSANPTEIVTLILEDYVQAPNGLTKVFADAGLKKYWFPVSKMPKNGQDWPLVSDMVQNNQRLLVFTSIQSKEASEGIAYQWNYMVENQYGDDGMKAGSCPNRKESPPLDDKSRSLVLVNYFRSISMKKLSCEDNSENLMNMLRTCDGAAASRWANFVAVNYYKRSEGGGSFQAVDLLNGKLLCGCDDIHACVPGSTSGACSL, encoded by the exons ATGTCCAggtctctcttttctctccttaATTTATTCTCCTGTAACAGCTGCACATCCTTTCGTTTCCCTGGCAACATGGGTTTTTCTCAGAACTTGTTTCTGATCATCACAGCTTCAGTGGTCCTTGTTGATGTTGCTACAGCTTGCTCTAATGGACAATGCAAG aTACTCGATGAATGTTCATCGAACCAAGATTGTGGAGCTGGACTCTATTGTTTCTCTTGTCCAGCAGGATTTTCAGGCTCTAGATGT AACAATTCCCTGCCGTTCAACAAATATGCATTTCTGACGACCCACAATGCATTTGCTATTGATGGATACCCATCCCACACCGGAATCCCTCGAATCACAGTCACCAATCAAGAAGACAGCATCACAGAGCAACTAAAT AATGGAGCTCGAGCCTTGATGCTTGATACCTACGATTTTCGTGGAGATGTATGGTTATGCCATTCATTTAAAGGACAATGCTATGACTTTACTGCATTT GGTCCAGCTATTGACACTCTGAAGGAAATTGAAGCTTTCTTATCAGCAAATCCAACAGAGATTGTTACATTAATCTTAGAAGATTATGTTCAAGCCCCAAATGGACTGACCAAGGTCTTCGCTGATGCTGGTCTAAAGAAATATTGGTTTCCTGTGTCAAAAATGCCCAAAAATGGTCAAGATTGGCCACTAGTTAGTGACATGGTTCAGAACAACCAAAGACTACTTGTTTTCACTTCAATTCAATCCAAGGAAGCAAGTGAAGGCATTGCTTACCAATGGAATTACATGGTTGAAAATCAAT ATGGGGATGATGGCATGAAAGCAGGAAGCTGCCCTAATAGAAAAGAATCACCACCTCTTGACGACAAGAGTAGATCATTGGTGTTGGTAAATTACTTTAGGTCTATTTCCATGAAGAAACTCTCTTGTGAAGATAACTCAGAAAATCTCATGAACATGCTTCGTACTTGTGATGGTGCTGCTGCCAGCAGATGGGCAAATTTTGTTGCTGTAAATTATTACAAG AGGAGTGAAGGAGGAGGATCATTTCAAGCTGTGGACTTGCTAAATGGGAAGCTATTGTGCGGGTGTGATGATATCCATGCATGTGTG CCTGGATCCACTTCAGGAGCCTGCTCTCTCTAA